In one window of Henckelia pumila isolate YLH828 chromosome 1, ASM3356847v2, whole genome shotgun sequence DNA:
- the LOC140875471 gene encoding pantoate--beta-alanine ligase isoform X2 has product MANQEPLIISDKDEMRNWSRSMRSQGKSIGLVPTMGFLHQGHLSLIRESHKHTQLTVVSIYVNPGQFSPNEDLSTYPSDFLGDIGKLKSVPGGVDVVFHPKNLYDYGKNDGFENSNGEGKGKIVSCVENSGIGHETWVRVENLEKGMCGKSRPIFFRGVATVVTKLFNIVEPDVAVFGKKDYQQWKIIQRMVRDLDFGIKVVGSELMRDEDGLAMSSRNVHLSLDQRGKALSISKSLYKVKFAAEKGQVDCKELKDSLIQAILEAGGKIDYAEKWANEIQDCSREER; this is encoded by the exons ATGGCAAATCAAGAGCCACTGATAATCTCAGATAAAGATGAGATGAGAAATTGGTCGAGATCCATGAGATCTCAAGGCAAATCCATTGGCTTAGTCCCAACAATGGGCTTCCTCCATCAAGGTCATCTTTCTCTAATTCGAGAATCCCACAAACACACACAACTCACTGTTGTCTCAATCTATGTTAATCCTGGGCAATTCTCCCCAAATGAGGATCTCTCCACCTATCCTTCCGATTTCCTTGGTGACATCGGAAAATTGAAGTCGGTTCCTGGTGGTGTGGATGTTGTCTTCCATCCAAAGAATTTGTATGACTATGGCAAAAATGATGGTTTTGAGAACTCAAATGGTGAAGGAAAGGGAAAAATTGTTTCTTGTGTGGAGAATAGTGGGATTGGGCATGAGACTTGGGTTAGGGTTGAGAATTTGGAGAAGGGAATGTGTGGAAAAAGTAGGCCTATTTTCTTTAGAGGAGTTGCTACGGTTGTTACCAAATTGTTTAATATAGTTGAGCCTGATGTTGCTGTATTTGGCAAGAAAGACTACCAGCAATGGAAGATCATCCAAAGGATG gtcagggatctTGATTTCGGAATCAAAGTGGTCGGTTCAGAGTTGATGCGAGATGAAGATGGTCTTGCAATGAGTTCGCGTAACGTGCATCTTTCCTTAGACCAGAGGGGGAAG GCATTATCGATAAGCAAGTCTCTGTATAAGGTTAAATTTGCAGCAGAGAAGGGACAAGTTGATTGCAAAGAATTGAAAGATTCTCTTATCCAAGCGATACTAGAAGCTGGTGGAAAAATCGATTACGCCGAG AAGTGGGCAAATGAAATCCAAGATTGTTCGAGGGAAGAGAGATGA
- the LOC140875471 gene encoding pantoate--beta-alanine ligase isoform X1, which produces MANQEPLIISDKDEMRNWSRSMRSQGKSIGLVPTMGFLHQGHLSLIRESHKHTQLTVVSIYVNPGQFSPNEDLSTYPSDFLGDIGKLKSVPGGVDVVFHPKNLYDYGKNDGFENSNGEGKGKIVSCVENSGIGHETWVRVENLEKGMCGKSRPIFFRGVATVVTKLFNIVEPDVAVFGKKDYQQWKIIQRMVRDLDFGIKVVGSELMRDEDGLAMSSRNVHLSLDQRGKALSISKSLYKVKFAAEKGQVDCKELKDSLIQAILEAGGKIDYAEIVDQESLEDLKEINRPAVCCVAAWFGNVRLIDNMEINV; this is translated from the exons ATGGCAAATCAAGAGCCACTGATAATCTCAGATAAAGATGAGATGAGAAATTGGTCGAGATCCATGAGATCTCAAGGCAAATCCATTGGCTTAGTCCCAACAATGGGCTTCCTCCATCAAGGTCATCTTTCTCTAATTCGAGAATCCCACAAACACACACAACTCACTGTTGTCTCAATCTATGTTAATCCTGGGCAATTCTCCCCAAATGAGGATCTCTCCACCTATCCTTCCGATTTCCTTGGTGACATCGGAAAATTGAAGTCGGTTCCTGGTGGTGTGGATGTTGTCTTCCATCCAAAGAATTTGTATGACTATGGCAAAAATGATGGTTTTGAGAACTCAAATGGTGAAGGAAAGGGAAAAATTGTTTCTTGTGTGGAGAATAGTGGGATTGGGCATGAGACTTGGGTTAGGGTTGAGAATTTGGAGAAGGGAATGTGTGGAAAAAGTAGGCCTATTTTCTTTAGAGGAGTTGCTACGGTTGTTACCAAATTGTTTAATATAGTTGAGCCTGATGTTGCTGTATTTGGCAAGAAAGACTACCAGCAATGGAAGATCATCCAAAGGATG gtcagggatctTGATTTCGGAATCAAAGTGGTCGGTTCAGAGTTGATGCGAGATGAAGATGGTCTTGCAATGAGTTCGCGTAACGTGCATCTTTCCTTAGACCAGAGGGGGAAG GCATTATCGATAAGCAAGTCTCTGTATAAGGTTAAATTTGCAGCAGAGAAGGGACAAGTTGATTGCAAAGAATTGAAAGATTCTCTTATCCAAGCGATACTAGAAGCTGGTGGAAAAATCGATTACGCCGAG ATTGTAGATCAAGAAAGTTTGGAAGATTTGAAAGAGATCAATCGACCTGCAGTTTGTTGTGTTGCTGCTTGGTTTGGAAACGTCAGGCTGATTGACAACATGGAAATCAACGTTTAG